The Coffea arabica cultivar ET-39 chromosome 6e, Coffea Arabica ET-39 HiFi, whole genome shotgun sequence genome contains the following window.
TTGTTCTTCTACTTTTGGAAAACTGTAAGTAAGAGTACTATACAGTTTGACAACCTTGTAATCATTATTAGAGTCATCATAACCAAAGGCATGAGTCGCACAATAACTGCGATCCGTTGCAGCCCTAACCCTGTCAGAAATATTCGTCCCAGTGTAAAGTATCTCAACCTCATGATAATCATATGGCAAAGTTCTCGATTTTTTTGTACAAGGGTTCCAAAGAGTCAGAACTCCAGGTATGCTACTTAAGCAAACCAATCCATTGCAAGAACCCACGATGTCATATGGATCTTCTTTAATAGTAGAATCAAGCACAAGCTGCTCAACAACTTCAATAGAGGAGATGCCATTGAGCAAAGAGTGAAGAGAAAAAGTTGAAAGGATATCAGGATTGTCTTCAGTGGCCTGTAAAACCAGTTTAGTCAGAGCATGTTTGGGATGTCTAGATGAATATTTTTGATGGTTTTTGATGAAGTTGGAGCTTGAGATCAGAGAAAACCATGATTTACAAACACATTGCAATTGTCCCAGTGACTTTACAGGCAACCAGGAGAGGATTTCAGTGATGATTTCTTGGGGAAAATGAGGCACTGGCACAGAGAAAATAGACTGGACGGAATCCTGTTCTGGTGGATGAGCCATGGATTGGCCTTCAGTGGCCATGGGCGGTATCATGGGATGTTTTCTACTTTGATATTCCAGGCTTTTATTAACAAGATAGTACCCCTTTTATCAAACAATCTTTTAAACGTTTAGTTTATGAgctaattgcaatttaaccccCTAACCACTCACTCAGTGATCAATACACCTTTTGTTCTTTTATAAGCATCATAATCTTGTTAAATCTAGACTAATAGCAGAAATCAAATCACATAAATTGTACATAGATATAACAGATCGAAGGACCAATAtctaaataattaataaaataatacaAGCTATATATAGGTCATTACTGAGTGACCAATACACttacaaattttcaattttctttttacatTTTGCTATACTATTAATATTTGGTACATTATCTAAACAATTGTATAATTTCTATTAATTTTATgacaatttcaagaaaatgttTAATTGGCAAATTACCAACATATgtcaatttaataaatataccGTACAGGGAAACTTAATATTTGTTATTAGAAAATAAAACATATCATAAAGAGATCTTTTGCAGAAGTGGTACAAATTATTGGCcgattaaaggaaaaaaaaaattaaaatttcccTTTGGTTTTGTCATGGATGGTtcaaagactttttttttttttttttggtcaattgtCACGTTATCTATAATATCCTACACTTGGTGGGATAGGAGGCAAGAGTTCAAATCTTGCCTCCCACCAATTGCTACATTAAATGGTTTCTTAAAAAATCTAGACGGGTGCATATATAGTACATCCATATGATCCAATGATGATTTAATCTCCACTAACccctaaaggaaaaaaaaaaaattaaaatagggGTTTTCCCTTTGGTTTTGTCATGGATGATGATGGTTCAAAGACTAGTGTAGAAAAATAGGCAGTCAAAGATGCTCTCTTTCTCTGTTACAGCTTTGACGTTCTACTCTttcattattatcattattcttttttggttttcaaCGAAAAAGACACAATAATTATTTGTCCTACTGGGGACATCTACATGGTAGGTTGGCATTTTTGGCATGTTTGACATAATGTTGGAGAATCCACTCGCAATTGTCTGCCACAATAACACTCGTGGAACATCCATTTGAACCTTTAAATGAAAATTGCTCAA
Protein-coding sequences here:
- the LOC113696293 gene encoding F-box/kelch-repeat protein At3g23880-like; translation: MIPPMATEGQSMAHPPEQDSVQSIFSVPVPHFPQEIITEILSWLPVKSLGQLQCVCKSWFSLISSSNFIKNHQKYSSRHPKHALTKLVLQATEDNPDILSTFSLHSLLNGISSIEVVEQLVLDSTIKEDPYDIVGSCNGLVCLSSIPGVLTLWNPCTKKSRTLPYDYHEVEILYTGTNISDRVRAATDRSYCATHAFGYDDSNNDYKVVKLYSTLTYSFPKVEEQYVYALGVYSWKSDSWKLIDDIPDGFSSWDSYALVNGALHWRSYEDGSRSTPVIMSLNLEAEKYGKIAVPDNLRGKFDWKLRVVDGYLCIVCTFDDGTMEIWIMKEYSVLESWTKVASIPNSAILNNCASPLFVSAEGKILLRILSQDLTLLDTRNKKGVVYYSETIHCAFLFTESLVSV